One Brassica napus cultivar Da-Ae chromosome A5, Da-Ae, whole genome shotgun sequence DNA window includes the following coding sequences:
- the LOC106445998 gene encoding UDP-glycosyltransferase 84A2: MELSSSPLPPHVMLVSFPGQGHVNPLLRLGKLLASKGLLVTFVTTESWGKKMRTANKIQDRALKPIGKGYLRFDFFDDGLPEDDDASRTNLTILRPQLELVGQQEIKNLVKRYKEVMKQPVTCLINNPFVSWVCDVAEDLQIPCAVLWVQSCACLASYYYYHHKLVDFPTETDPKIDVQIPCMPVLKHDEIPSFIHPFSPYSGLREVIIDQIKRLHKPFVVLIDTFYSLEKDIIDHMTNLSRTGVVRPLGPLYKMAKTLICDDIKGDMSETRDDCMEWLDSQPVSSVVYISFGTMAYVTQEQISEIAFGVLNAGVSFLWVIRQQELGVNKERHVLPEELKGKGKVVEWCSQEKVLAHPSVVCFVTHCGWNSTMEALSSGVPTVCFPQWGDQVTDAAYMSDVFKTGVRLSRGETEERVVPREEVAERLREVTKGEKATELKKNALKWKEEAEAAVARRGSSDRNLDEFVEKLCVKHVAKQNGSLNQNGSIQKLLLQKS; encoded by the coding sequence ATGGAACTATCATCTTCTCCTTTACCTCCTCATGTTATGCTTGTATCGTTCCCAGGGCAAGGCCATGTTAATCCACTTCTTCGTCTCGGCAAGCTCTTGGCTTCGAAGGGTTTACTCGTCACTTTTGTCACCACAGAATCATGGGGCAAAAAGATGCGAACCGCCAACAAGATTCAAGACCGAGCCCTCAAACCTATCGGTAAAGGTTATCTCCGGTTCGATTTCTTCGACGACGGTCTCCCTGAAGACGACGATGCAAGCAGAACCAACTTAACCATCCTCCGACCACAACTAGAGCTGGTCGGACAACAAGAGATCAAAAACCTGGTGAAACGTTACAAGGAAGTGATGAAACAGCCCGTGACGTGTCTCATCAACAACCCTTTCGTCTCTTGGGTCTGTGACGTAGCCGAAGATCTTCAAATCCCCTGTGCTGTTCTCTGGGTCCAGTCTTGTGCTTGCCTagcttcttattattattaccaCCACAAGCTTGTCGACTTCCCGACTGAAACAGATCCCAAGATCGATGTCCAGATCCCATGCATGCCTGTCTTGAAACACGACGAGATCCCTTCTTTCATTCATCCTTTTTCACCTTATTCGGGTTTAAGAGAAGTGATCATTGATCAGATCAAACGTCTCCACAAGCCTTTCGTTGTTCTCATCGATACTTTCTACTCCTTGGAGAAAGATATCATCGACCACATGACAAACCTCTCTCGCACCGGCGTTGTCAGACCGCTCGGACCGCTTTACAAAATGGCCAAAACGTTGATTTGTGATGACATCAAAGGAGATATGTCTGAGACGAGGGATGACTGCATGGAGTGGTTAGACTCGCAGCCTGTTTCCTCCGTTGTTTACATCTCATTTGGTACCATGGCTTACGTGACACAAGAACAGATCAGCGAGATTGCGTTTGGCGTTTTAAACGCTGGCGTTTCGTTTTTGTGGGTGATAAGACAACAAGAATTAGGTGTAAACAAAGAGCGACATGTTTTGCCTGAAGAACTCAAAGGGAAAGGTAAAGTCGTTGAATGGTGTTCACAAGAGAAAGTCTTGGCTCATCCTTCTGTGGTTTGTTTCGTGACTCATTGTGGATGGAACTCAACGATGGAAGCTTTGTCTAGTGGAGTCCCAACGGTCTGTTTTCCTCAGTGGGGAGATCAAGTCACCGACGCTGCTTACATGAGCGACGTGTTCAAGACGGGAGTGAGGCTTAGCCGTGGAGAGACGGAGGAGAGAGTGGTGCCTAGGGAGGAAGTAGCGGAGAGGCTGAGAGAAGTTACGAAAGGAGAGAAAGCGACGGAGCTGAAGAAGAATGCTTTAAAATGGAAGGAGGAGGCGGAAGCGGCCGTGGCTCGCCGTGGCTCGTCGGATCGGAATCTTGATGAGTTTGTGGAAAAGTTGTGCGTCAAACATGTGGCTAAACAGAACGGAAGTCTCAATCAAAACGGAAGTATTCAAAAACTTTTATTGCAAAAGTCATAA